The following DNA comes from Rhea pennata isolate bPtePen1 chromosome 7, bPtePen1.pri, whole genome shotgun sequence.
GCAGTGGGTTGCTGTGCGGTGTGAGTCAGTGGGGTTCTGTGCGGTGTGGGTCAGTGGGGTGCTGTTCAGTGCAGTGCTGTACAGTGCAGCGGGGTACTGTGCGGTGTGGGGCAGTGGGTTGCTGTGCGGTGTGGGTCAGTGGGGTTCTGTGCGGTGTGGGTCAGTGGGGTGCTGTTCAGTGCAGTGCTGTACAGTGCAGCGGGGTGCTGTGCGGTGTGGGGCAGCGGGGTGCTGTGCGGTGTGGGGCGGTGGGGTGCTGTCCGGCGCGGGGCGGTGCGGTGctgcgcggagcggggcggcgctgTCCGTGGTGCTGAAGGCGTGGCGCCCGGCTCGGCGGCGGTCCCGAGCTCCGGGCTTCCCCCGCCGGCTGGGCGTGCGGGTCCCGAGCAAGGCGCCCGGCCAGCACCTCTCCGCAGCCGGGCAGAGCCCGGAGGGAGGTACACTTTTCAGTCCCTCAGGTGATGCTGGCCTACACGGAGCGCTGCTTGCCTGGAGGGTTTTCGGACgccagcagcagaggagaggagacgAACTCTATTTCTCTGTGGTGCCAAATAGTGTCACTGATGAGGCAGTATTTTACCCTGCTGCTGCAAAGGCTCAGCTTTTCCAGGCAACTCTTTTCTCTGTCAGGGCTGAACAGGCTCAGCTTTTCCAGGCAACTCTTTTCTCTGTCAGGGCTGAACAGCATATGTGCCCCTAGGGGTGTGTGCGATCCTGACTCCTGGCTGTTTACATCTGCACGAACACTTCCAATGCTGAGTTTCTCCAGTACTCAGAATTCAATCTGCAGGTGTTTCTGGGAACTATTCCCACAGTCTGTTCTAGCTTGGGGCATGTATTGTTATTGCAATCTACATCCCTCCAGGGCTCATGAGCACAGGAGAACTGTCAGATTTTCTGGGGGTGTAGGAATTTTTGGATCTGATTTTTCTCCATATGGTTTCAGTATAATCCTTCCTTGTAAGGGAGACCTTTCAGCTTTAAGATCAAAGATGTTCACATGCCTTTTCCCAGATTAGCCCTCACTTagtcataaataaaatataagcatACTTTTCCATAACACATCAGCACTATTGCCTCAGATAATAGTtacaaatgaaggaaaagaaatagtctAGATCTGATATTTCTCAAAGTTTTGCCCCACTTCCCCCCACATACATTTTGCCCCACCCAGACTGTTTTTTCAACCTTGTCTTTCTCCCTACTTTGTAAATCAGCTCCTCTGAGCAGGTACAAAGAACAGCAACTGTGAAAAGTCATCTGGCAAACATTCAGGCTCTGCTCATTTGATCTGAACAGAAACTAATTGCAAATCTTCCCATCAGAAGATCTACTTACACCTTTCTCAGTGGTACCCATGTGTGCAGAGGTGtgcaaatataaaatttttaatgatATCTTTTGAATATTATCAATGAGAATattgctgaaaaagaaaatagtggtATTACTTTCAAGCAGAAGAGCATGAAGTCCAAAGTCTAAAACTGTATCTGTGTAAGGTGGAAGGGTACATCCTGAGGTCCAAGCATGATGTAAGTAATCATACATCACACACATGATAAATGGATCAAGCTTTTGCTTAAAAGGAGGTGTTTTATCCTCCATACTGCATTGATTGCTCCAAAAGTCAGCAATCCAGAGCAATTCAGTTTGTTGCCCTCCTGCTTAGAAGTGTTCTACTTTCCATCTTAAGTTTTCCCATGGTGAGTTTGTGCTTTCATTAGTATTGTCCCTTAGCTTAAATACCTCTTTACCCACCCTGGAGTTTGCTGTCCTCCCCTACAGTGTAATTCAGCTCTGGTAAATAGAAactcaaagcaggaaaaatttcCAGATATTTAACTTTGTCCTTACAGTAAAAAACTAGTGGCAAATTCAGCCTTAGATCAATCTCAGACAAAGTTTTCAGTCACAGTcaaaactgtatgtttttttccttgcactTTCAAATGCACTGCCTGTTCCATTATACACCATTATACAGTCTTTACTATGTAATGCTATTGAacttcttctcctcttcccctctgcCTGGGGTTATCCAAATTTTTCTGTGTAATAGTGCAGTCATCCTCCATATTGTCTCTGTTTCCAAACAGTGGTGCTAGCAAACTCAATTGGTCTAGTCCTGCTTTTTGTGCATAgtaaaaaatgagaagagctACCAGGACTGGTTAATCCCAAGCAGGATTTTTGAAGAGCATGAATGGTTACTTCCTTCTGGCCCAATTCCTTCATACtgtatgtttctttctttgcctaCCTTACAGTTCTTAGGACAGTTCTAATTTATTCCTGCATAACTAACAGTTTATCAAATGCTGCTACATCATATGTGTTACTGAGGCCCAAACTGACAGAGCTACTACATTTCCTAGGTCTTGAAAATTAgtttaataatacaaaaacaTGGAAGGCTAGTTTGACAAAAGTTTCTTTCGATAAATGAAGTTGTGCTGTagtctctctcctctctctctctgtctctctccctctcctcctcctctcccttttccttgaATCCAGTCTTAAGCCTTCTGTAATATGCAATCAGACTAAAGGACCTGCATTTCCCAtcacctttctcttctctctcccattCTTAATGACAGATgttccatttgtttttctccaatCACAGGGTTGTATTTTCATGCCATAAAGATAGGAGAAGCCTTTACTTCTCACCCAGCAGTTTCATCTCCAGTTCTTTCAGAACTCCGCAATGGGGATTAGCTGTCTGCTGACAATTTAAGTTTTTCCACTTTTACACTTGGCTTTTGCCTTGATGTGGTAATTGTGATCCAATGCCTTCATTCCCCCTTGCTTTTTCCTCCATTCTTACacattcatctttattttagtGCAAGATTTTTGCCATCTAAGAACAGGCTTGCTTTGCTCAGCAATTGTTAGTTGTCTAGTGAAGAGTAGAACCCTTTGTCTTTATGTAACATGCAACTTCAGGCACATTTCACATTTTGACTTAAATTCAAAGCTCTTCATTCAAGTTGTTGAGTTCTTTGGCTGAATACAAAACCTCCTAAGAATTATTCTGTGATCCAAAACCATTATCTTTTATAGGAAAAGATATACATCAACTGAACAAGAACATAGAAAACTAACACCTGAAACTTCAAAACTTTGATAAGAGGAGAAACATTTTGAAGTCTGTAAAGCCTAAGCAATAGAAGAAAAGGTTCACTAACTTAAGAAGTACTGTTGAACTTTGCAAGAATAGCCACTGGGATCCAGTCTGCTTCGTGGATCGTGCTGTTTAAGTTAAGAACTACAGGCATGATCAGACATACATGTAAAAAACAGTACTAGTGTTTTAAGTAGTTTACCACTTTCTGAAAGTCGCAAAACAGCTAACTGAATATTTCCACTTCAAGAGTACAGAGCTGGACAGGTTAGCCTAAGTGACCATCAAAGCTCAGCTGTGAAATGTCACTGTGACATGTTGGTCCACATATAGGTatcacattttcctttgatttaaGGAAGACCTGGGTTTCACATTAGCCACCAATCAGCATTCCTGTGCATGACATCCTTATATACTTGGAATGTCAAAACAATTCTATTACAACAGTAATGCAGTTTTTGTGACCTTTTCTTAATGAGAAAATGCTGTGTGTGAAATAGATGTATACTTGGTCCCTGAAAGACTTTGTCGTCTAATCCAGGAAATTCTAGGCAAGACTaatatttgcagttttaaaaggagaaaagaggatttCTTTGGAGTAAAATgctgaaatacctttttctgtTCAATACCTCAGTAAATATTATCTTTCCAGGTCTTGGCTCTAGAACAGAGCTGAGCTGAAAAAACTTTCTGCCTGAagccaaaacaaacagaacatcACTAACAGAACGAGGATGGGAGCCTTTAAACAGAAGAGTACCAGTTATTGGTTTCAGAGGTGAAGAAGGCACATTTAGAGAtaagagaaaatgcagaaaagattGTGTGGTCCAGCTTGAAATGAAAGAACCTCTAAGGTTACTGTGGGTTTTGTGATCTGAGCATTAAGGTGACCTTAAATGCTACTTAGatgatattttgtttattttttattctcagGCAACAAAGTATAAAACTTTTCCTCATAAAATTACACTGAGTTTTATTCTGCCGCTATTgggaaagaaatagagaaaaatcactgtgttaaaaatgtgattttcagTTATTAGGTGTGCACTGATACTGCTGTGAGGCTTCTTTCTTAGAATAAGTGATAAAATTCCAGTAGGATGTGGGCAATATGAAggccattttaaaatgttctcagtTCATTTTGTTGTGCCTTTTGGCTCATGCTAGTTTCCAAATCCAAATCCTACTAAAATCAGTTGAGAAATCCTTCAGTAGGATTTAGACCAGAGCTTAGTTTTCTCCCAGACTaagtgaaacaattttttttatgagtGTTAGGAAATAATTATGCAGAACACTGCTTATGACCAAAAAGTGTGAGCACACTGGGAGGTGAAAAGAGTCGGAATCCCCTGTTTTATCATCTCTGTACAACCCCTGTTTTATCATCTCTGTACAACGTCCAGCCTTAGATCCCTCTAATATTCTAGGTTTGGGTATGTAGAGGTAAATAGGTACTATACTCTCCCACACTCCATTTGGCTCAAATAGGTAAGGCTGGACACTGAAGTGGGATATAAGATCCCATTTTTCATATGGGATATGGGATATTACATCCAAGAACTGAGGGATGGTACTTTTGAGCACTGCAGATACATGCTCGCTCTTCCCTCAGGTTTGAACTACAGCCACACTCCAGTCTATAGCATATCCTAACTATAAACGTATGGCACAGAGTCAGCACTGATTAGGTTTGAAATATGCATGCATCATGTATGGTTGTGGGAGAATGGCACAGGTCTGAACAAGGGCTCCACAAGATTagcctctgctttcagattAGTGAAAGGATTATGAACTGTCTGAAATCTACTTAAATCTTTGGTTTGTGTCAGTCACTCTTGCCACCAAGGCAAAAGAAGGAAGTGGGTCTCTCTGCTGCCTCATAGAAAATAATGAGTTAATATTTCTTTGGAGTAGTCTGGGAGATTAGGACATAAATGGTCCATTGAAGTGTCTAAATCCCCTGTGTGCCTTGAGAAAAAGACCAGTCTTCTCTGCCCTGAAGGAGTTATAAGTTGTtaggctgctggtggtggtgatagTGGTGGGTCTTTAAAGTGATCTTAGCTGCTATAAATGGATGCAGTAGAATTGGACTGATTTTTCATGAGCAAAAGTCTTGGTTCCAGAAGTGGTTGAAATGAAGATTAAGGGAGAGTTAGGGCAATACTTAAGAGCTTGAGGGTGAAGCTTTCTTCACTAGGTACTCACTAAGCAGCTATCCTGATCCCTTTACACTGCTTTACAGAATGGATAGTGTTTGTTATGTGATATATAAAATGTTACTGACTACAAACCTACCGTAGGAATGAAGAAACACCCCAAATACTTACAGCTGTAGCATTAGAAATAGTTTGCTGTAGTTTACTGCAGATGAACTCTTACAGCTAAGCTATTTGGGTgcttgtctttgttttctgataCTTAAATTATTATATGTTTTTATAGTTAAAGGCATATAAATCCCACTGAAAAGACTGGTAGCAAGTGAGCAAACATTGTACTAccattagaaaataaatttaagtaaaAGCTTCTTTTTGCTACATGCTCAATGTGTATTTCTAACCATAAAAATTCACCAGATAAGTAGCTGAGTCCCTCTAGTGGCATAAACATCTATTTTGCttcaacattttattaaaattctatTTGATAGTCACAATATAACTGCAAATTCAGTTAGCCTTTTCACACACTGAAAAGGACTGTGGTAAAGTGAATCTTGGATTAGATACAGTGCAGGGTCATGTTAATGAACATAATTTAATTTGTAGTGGAGTGGGGCAATTACAGATGCACTGCAAGGAGAAGGTAATTCTTGAAAGGATATTTGAGAACTAATTGCTTTCAGTAAGAAATACGCAAAGAGCAACGTAATACCCAGGACAACCAATAGGGATAAAAGCTTATACACAAAGCTGTCATGACCTAGTAGCAAAGACTGTTTAAAAACACTGATCTCCACTTAGCTTGTAAATGTGCATCAGCCTCTCTCTCACTCATACattctctctgtctccctctctctcccacatacacacagagaCTCCTGGATTTGCAGAAGACAGACATCCAGGGCACTTCTTGTCatccaaagggaaaaatcatATGCGATTAAAGAACCACAGCAGTAAGTAAGTACTCACTGcattaaatgtttattaaatgGCATGCTGTCAAAGCCTAGATTTAACAGTAAATACGAAAGGAGTTggttagattttatttttcttaggaaTTGCTGAAAGCTGCCTCTTGAGGATTACAACTTCACCTTTTGCTTTTACAGATGCTTCTTTATTATCCATGTGGACATCCAGTAATCCATTTGTTACCCACATTGATCGAGTGCAAGAATAGTGCAGTGATAGCTACTATACTCAGCTGAGGACAGACTACAAAAGGAGGGAAATGATGAATTCGGACAATTTAACCTCCCAAAGCTTCTTCTCTGCTATTCATAGCAATGCTAGCAATTTATTCTCAGGGCTGCAGTTTGTTCAGTCCTTCAAACCACTCATCATCCCCTGCTACTCCCTGGTGGTTTTTATTGGCATCATTGGGAATTATCTTCTCATCTATGTTatctgcaagacaaaaaaaatgcacaatgTCACCAACTTTCTGGTAGGCAATTTGGCTTTCTCAGACATGCTCATGTGTGCAACCTGTGTACCCCTTACCCTTGCGTATGCCTTTGAGCCCAGAGGATGGGTGTATGGGCGTTTCATGTGTTACTTTGTTTTCCTGATGCAACCTGTCACTGTATTTGTCTCTGTCTTTACCTTGACTGTCATAGCTGTGGATCGGTATTATGCCATGGTGTACCCTTTTCGAAGAAGGCTCACAATCCCTGTTTGTGCTTATATCCTTGCTGTTATTTGGCTGTTGAGTTGTACCTTGGCTGCTCCTGCCTTGGTCCACACTTACCATGCAGAATTCCCAGAACTGGACTTCTCCATCTGCGAGGAGTTTTGGTTCCACATGAAACGAGATCACTTAGCTTATGCCTACAGCACTCTCATTATCACATATGTACTGCCTTTGGCTGTCATCTCTCTGTCATACCTGAGAATCTCAGTCAAGCTGAAAAATCGAGTGGTCCCGGGCAACATCACACAAGGCCAAGCTGAGTGGGACcgagcaaggaggagaaagacttTTCGTTTGCTAGTCTTAGTGGTGGCAGCTTTTGGAGTCTGTTGGCTGCCTTTGCATATCTTCAACATGATAAAGGACATAGATATCAGCCTGATTGACAAGCAATACTTCAACTTCATTCAGCTGCTATGTCACTGGTTTGCAATGATGTCTGCTTGTACAAATGCCTTCCTATATGCCTGGCTCCATGACAGCTTCAGGGGGgagctgaagaaaatgtttgcctggaaaaagaagaaaatcagaccCACTACAAACTGCATTATTGCCAGTGTAATGCTATGAACATGAGAACTAGTGGGAGTGTGCTTCCTTCATGTGATAACACTGTAAGTCATTTCCACATTTAATAATGATCAGGGCTTGTTCCAGACATCTGTTCTCAGGTTTCAGGCGTATCAAATAGAGTCCTGTGCATagcttccccagcagctccACCCCTACTTGGGAAGAAATGGCAGAAGTCATGTCCCAGAAATGTGTTTGTCTCTTTGACAAAAGTTAGAGGCCAAGGAGATCTTAGGACAATAAGATCCCCTTACATATACTACAGGGATCCTTTCCATCTGTTTTGGATGTTGCTGGCAGCATAGACATGGGGACAGGGAGGAGCAAGGATGAATGTAACACCTAGATGCCTccttgagaaaaatgttttcaattgGTTAGAAATGAAATCTCTGCATCGACCCAGAGTCCAGTCCTTACGACAACATCCAAGATAGAGGACTAAAAGTGTTCCAGTGGCCCTCTTCTATTAGGACTATGCTGTAAAAATAGCCTAAGGCTCTCTTAAATGCACTTCCTGCTTTGGCAGGAGCTGATTCAAGCTTGGTCTGCTAGCTGAACTGTACTAGCAGAAATAACAGTGTGCTGAGGTCTCAATTTCTGATGACATGAATGTCATGCAGGGCAATGGCGTCAGGTCGGTTGCAGTCCCTCCAAGCACCTCTCTACAAGATAACCTGCACGGTTGCCAGGGATCGTGAAAGGATGAGCGCTCTGAGGCAATTGGTGGAGGGTGCTGTGCCCACAGTGTATGATCTCCTTTCTCATAACCATTTTCTCCTTGCACTGGCCGAGTGGTTAGAACAGTAGCatttgcagcagtgctgctcaTTTGCCCTCTGTGGCCAGCAGTGTCAGGCAGGAATATTTACTTAATACTTGAAGAGCCCCGCATTGTCATGTGATCCCAAACCTGCTGTGTCTCACAACCCTGCGACATAGCGTGTAGCAAAACGAGCTGCGATGTTGGGAGAGAGGAGATAAAGCTAGAGTGAAGTTATTTACGTGAAGTGTAATTGTGAGGCAGAGTGATTGACTGCCTGTTTATAAACTCACCTGGTGGATTTGCGGATGCTGCCGGCAAGGAAGCACAGACAGGAAACAGTGTGTTTCCTGTCATCCAAAAAGGGGAACATCAAGACATGCCATCATTTTACAGATGGCCATTAACATTAAATCTTGTTCTTGTCACTGTCTCGTGTAAATCCAGTTTGCTGGCTCCACTGCAAGGCGGCTGTGCTCCGAGCCGGTGGAGAGGAGTTTGTGTAGCCTTAGTGTCAAGGtactttctgctctttcttcaagtAACCAATTTTCATGTGTGGCAATACATCCCTCAGTTTTGATCTCCAAGAACGTCTAGAAATTTTGTTACTGTTCAGCCTCCTGGAGTACTTCTGGATGTGTCTGTTCAGAGACAGCAGGTGGAAGGGGCTGTTGACGTCAACCCGTACGAGTGTTGTGTGACCAGTGTGTGACCGGTAAAGAAATGCCTGTCCAATAGAAGGGAGTGGCAAGTGTTCTCTTTTGTAGGAGTCTGTTGGGAAGAAACAATTTCTTTGGACATTCACCTTTCAATATTGAGGTTATTGAGGAGTTAAAAGTTATAATCAACATAATGGTTTCtagtttcttcctccttctgtcTGAGCTGAAAATATATGAGATAGTAGACCAGCGTAAGtgaaaaagctctgaaaatacTTTGATGACTTATCaaaagatgttttgcttttgttaaattTTAGGAACtctaacatttgttttttcaccCACTTAGGAAAGGGTCTTTTagtaaaaaacactgaaaaacgTAGGAGCCAAAATATGGGGCTGAAAACCAGGGTTGAAGTTCTGAGGCAACTGTTCAACCAACCTACCTCTCAGCAATGGCATTTGTGGGAAGTGCATGCTTCTGTGGAGGAACTGAGATGAAAATAATCCAAATGCCATGTACAAGAGTTATTCATGAGCTACCTATTACCATTTGATAATTAAATTTTTGTGTCGCTACATatgaagtatttcaaaacacaaacaaaaaccttcAGCATTCAGctttggaatatttttcctttaattaatgGATGTTTTAAATTCTATGCTGCTAATGTGCATAACTTAAAGAGGTCTGCCATATACTGTGTCTACTGCCTTAGAAtgtcaaattaatttttaatattactgactttgttaatattaaaatattatcattgtgaatcatttttccattaaaacatacatttatatCTGTTCTatgaaataatgtttatttgtaaaagatttttatacCACTCATCCCACAGCTGTCAGTCACAGCAAATTCTAGATGGTTTTGATAGTGTATCCTCTCAGAAATTGCCAAAGACTTGGGATGGATGAAACATAAGCCCTCAGCACTCAAACTAAGTTATAGCCACATCACCAGGAAAGGACAAGGAAGTTTTTGAAGATCAATGCTTTGCTGTAATTAGCAAGggatgatttttttattattattattattgaatCCACCAAAGAAAGCATTGTTTTAAACCCTTTTCACCTTGAAAGGTAGCATGCAGTGTCCAATAACATTATCATATTTTCATAGTTCATAAAGTTGTTCCTTTATTGCTAAATGAAGAGATGATACGTTTTCCCatgaaacagtttaaaatggCGTTAACCACCTGTAAACACTGGTGATTAGAGATGAGACAAGAATATGAAAGACAGAGGTCAAACCTCAAATGGGGATTGAAAGACCCTCCACATCCTAAGGCCATTGAATTACTGAACACAGATGCTTATCGAAAAGTTGTCTTTCAGTGGCTCACCAAGAAGAGGACTTACCTTCTCCTCTCATATATTTTAAGGTAAGGTGTCTGAATTTTAGGCTATTAATTGTCATTTGGAGACATTTCTCTGCAGCCCAGTTTGAGGCACTCAATCCCAGAAATGCAGGGTTTAAATTATACTTTTACTTCATAGCCTCAGTAATAGCTGTCAGCTAGTTTAAGTGAGAGACCAACTTATTTTGCAAGCTGGAATGCCCGCTTTTTTGCATCCTCTTCTCCAGTGCATTGTACAGATAGCCTGCCTGGGATGCTGCGATACTCCAACATATTTACTCATATAGTCTTATGAGGTTAAAATttttggaaagcagagctgggctAAACCCACAAATAAGATTTAAACTTAAGTAGTAAAGTAAATTGCAGCCCTAGGTTAAATACCTTTTCTGTACTTGCAAAATTTGTAATGTGGTAAAAACCCACTTAAATAAACAGATCAACatagaaaataagttttaaatttgttttaattcctaatttaatttctttttagaggcatagaagatattttaatgtttgcCTACCACTGACCATACATGCAAGTATATATGCAAGTTAAATATTTGGTGACTTTCTAGATCATTATGGAATTGCTGAGTGATCAGAGAGGCAAAGATTTTAAGAGAAGGTTAAATGCACAAGATTTTTAGTGCGAAAGTGGATTAGCTGGACCAGCTGAATCTGCAAAATCATGTTCAACAAACACAGCCTCATTTACGTTGCTAGCTGGGAATACAGATGATTAAGAGAACACTTTTACTTCCAGTTCTAACCTGAGGTGTttcaaaacagagagagaaagtagGTTGGGGGAAAGGTGAACTGGGACAAGAATAGTCTTAAAATTCATAACAGTAGAGAACAGAGATTAGCTGGAGAGTGGCAGTACAGTTTTCTAGATCTGAAGCTATTCACATACAAAGAGTGAGAATGGAGCACATGGATAAGTGTGATCTAGATCTATATTAAGCATTGCAATttacctatttaaaaatatataaatccCCACAGATTACCCCAAAATATAAGTATTTGAAAATGGATCTACAGCTTGATTT
Coding sequences within:
- the PRLHR gene encoding prolactin-releasing peptide receptor, whose protein sequence is MMNSDNLTSQSFFSAIHSNASNLFSGLQFVQSFKPLIIPCYSLVVFIGIIGNYLLIYVICKTKKMHNVTNFLVGNLAFSDMLMCATCVPLTLAYAFEPRGWVYGRFMCYFVFLMQPVTVFVSVFTLTVIAVDRYYAMVYPFRRRLTIPVCAYILAVIWLLSCTLAAPALVHTYHAEFPELDFSICEEFWFHMKRDHLAYAYSTLIITYVLPLAVISLSYLRISVKLKNRVVPGNITQGQAEWDRARRRKTFRLLVLVVAAFGVCWLPLHIFNMIKDIDISLIDKQYFNFIQLLCHWFAMMSACTNAFLYAWLHDSFRGELKKMFAWKKKKIRPTTNCIIASVML